A single window of Candidatus Rhabdochlamydia oedothoracis DNA harbors:
- a CDS encoding helix-turn-helix domain-containing protein, with amino-acid sequence MADLEHKLKHPKDYSEQNRLCVILGYDEGISTKNLAKILRISPITVQEYLREYDSENKTRSSPRGGSKSKLSQDQTESLLKHLQEKTYLKVKGIIAYVHEQYGIKYSRSGMTDWLIQHGFAYKRPKKIPGK; translated from the coding sequence ATAGCTGACTTAGAACACAAGTTAAAGCATCCAAAAGACTATTCTGAACAGAATAGGCTTTGTGTAATTTTGGGCTATGATGAGGGTATCTCAACAAAAAATCTTGCTAAAATACTCCGGATAAGCCCTATCACTGTTCAGGAATACCTCAGAGAATATGATTCCGAAAATAAAACTAGAAGTAGCCCTCGAGGCGGTAGCAAATCAAAACTTTCACAAGACCAAACAGAGTCTCTACTAAAACACCTACAGGAAAAGACCTATCTTAAAGTCAAAGGGATCATAGCTTATGTGCATGAGCAATATGGGATAAAATATTCCCGAAGTGGCATGACAGATTGGCTCATACAGCACGGATTTGCTTATAAACGTCCTAAAAAGATTCCTGGGAAATGA